The genome window TGTTACTTTACAGGTCGTAAGACTGTATCAGGAAACAACCGTTCACACGCGATGAACCAAACAAAACGTGCCGTAAAACCAAACCTTCAAAAAGTTACTGTTCTTATCGATGGTAAACCTAAAAAAGTTTGGGCTTCAGCTCGTGCTTTGAAATCAGGTAAAGTTGAACGCGTTTAATAAAAATGAAAAGACCGCTTAGGTCTTTTTCTTTTGCTCTAAGGATAAAACCATTTGAAAAATAGAGTAAATATCCGCCGATACAGCATTCTGCTTTTACACTTGGAATGAAATATGATAAAATAGAGTATCAACTAGTTGAGGTAAAAAAAATGACTGTAAAAATTAATACAAAAGATGGTCAAATCGAACTGACAGATGAAGTGATTGCAACCGTTGTAGGTGGTGCAGCAACTGAG of Streptococcus oralis contains these proteins:
- the rpmB gene encoding 50S ribosomal protein L28 — translated: MAKVCYFTGRKTVSGNNRSHAMNQTKRAVKPNLQKVTVLIDGKPKKVWASARALKSGKVERV